A genomic region of Mycolicibacterium poriferae contains the following coding sequences:
- a CDS encoding NYN domain-containing protein, whose product MSVTENIPDMSADGTVPGDDARAPGTPTASRVLLVWDAPNLDMGLGSILGGRPTAAHRPRFDALGRWLLARTADLSAQHAQAGRSVALEPEATVFTNIAPGSADVVRPWVEALRNVGFAVFAKPKIDDDSDVDSDMLEHIAVRRTEGLAAVLVASADGQAFKQPLENLAEEGVEVQVLGFREHASWALASDTLEFVDLEDIDGVFREPLPRIGLDSLPEQGAWLQPFRPLSSLLASRV is encoded by the coding sequence GTGAGCGTGACCGAGAACATCCCGGACATGAGCGCGGACGGCACCGTCCCCGGAGACGACGCCAGGGCCCCCGGCACGCCCACTGCCTCCCGCGTGCTGCTGGTCTGGGACGCCCCGAACCTGGACATGGGGCTGGGGTCGATTCTGGGTGGTCGGCCCACCGCGGCGCACCGACCACGTTTCGACGCGCTGGGCCGATGGCTGCTGGCGCGCACCGCCGACCTGTCCGCGCAACACGCGCAGGCCGGCCGCAGCGTGGCGCTCGAGCCGGAGGCCACGGTGTTCACCAACATCGCGCCGGGCAGCGCGGACGTCGTACGTCCCTGGGTGGAGGCGTTGCGCAACGTCGGCTTCGCCGTGTTCGCCAAGCCCAAGATCGACGACGACAGCGATGTGGACTCCGACATGCTCGAGCACATCGCGGTGCGCCGCACCGAGGGACTGGCCGCCGTGCTGGTCGCCTCGGCGGACGGGCAGGCGTTCAAACAGCCGCTCGAGAACCTCGCTGAAGAAGGCGTCGAGGTTCAGGTCCTCGGATTTCGCGAACATGCCAGTTGGGCGCTAGCGTCGGATACCTTGGAGTTCGTCGACCTGGAGGACATCGACGGTGTCTTCCGGGAGCCGCTACCGCGAATCGGCCTCGATTCGCTACCTGAGCAGGGCGCATGGCTGCAGCCATTCCGGCCGCTGTCCTCGCTACTGGCCTCGCGTGTGTAG
- the trmB gene encoding tRNA (guanosine(46)-N7)-methyltransferase TrmB yields the protein MSDHGRMHAPGPDVADELASSGSVVPGQDAPTHGHRRVTSFRARRSTISDRQQAVWDERWPQLGTEARHGESSAPLLDTDAWFGRQAPLILEIGCGTGTSTLAMAQAEPDLDVIAVEVYRRGLAQLLSAIDRAEVTNIRLVRGDGVDVLTHMVGPDSLTGVRVFFPDPWPKARHHKRRLLQADTMALIADRLRPGGVLHAATDHLGYAEHIAEVGDAEPRLRRIDRDTAELPISVSRPVTKYERKALAGPIVTELLWERIP from the coding sequence ATGAGCGACCATGGACGGATGCATGCTCCGGGCCCTGACGTCGCCGATGAGCTGGCGTCGTCCGGGTCCGTCGTCCCTGGTCAGGACGCCCCTACGCATGGTCACCGCCGCGTCACCAGCTTCCGGGCCCGGCGGTCGACGATCTCGGACCGTCAGCAGGCGGTCTGGGACGAGCGCTGGCCGCAGCTGGGTACCGAGGCCCGACACGGGGAGTCTTCCGCACCGCTGCTGGACACCGACGCGTGGTTCGGCCGGCAGGCGCCGCTGATCCTGGAGATCGGGTGCGGCACCGGCACCTCGACGCTGGCGATGGCGCAGGCCGAGCCGGACCTCGACGTCATCGCCGTCGAGGTGTACCGCCGGGGGCTGGCCCAGCTGCTCAGTGCCATCGACCGCGCCGAGGTGACCAACATCCGGCTGGTCCGCGGGGACGGCGTGGACGTGCTGACTCACATGGTCGGGCCGGATTCGCTGACCGGCGTACGGGTCTTCTTCCCCGACCCGTGGCCCAAGGCCCGGCACCACAAACGGCGTCTGCTGCAGGCGGACACGATGGCGTTGATCGCCGATCGACTGCGACCCGGCGGTGTGCTGCACGCCGCAACCGACCATCTCGGTTACGCCGAACACATCGCCGAGGTCGGTGACGCCGAGCCCCGGCTGCGCCGAATCGACCGCGACACCGCCGAGCTGCCCATCTCGGTGTCCCGGCCGGTGACGAAGTACGAGCGCAAAGCGCTGGCCGGCCCCATCGTCACGGAGCTGCTGTGGGAGCGCATCCCGTGA
- a CDS encoding MMPL family transporter, whose protein sequence is MFAWWGRTVYQYRYIVIGVMVALCLGGGVYGISLGQHVTQSGFYDEGSESVHASLVSDEAYGRDRTSHVVAILTPPDGEKVTDPQWMEKVTGELNDLVEEHPDQIVSWVGWLRAPDTDSAQVQQMKTADDSKTFISIPLKGDDDDTILKNYQAIEPDLKKVNDGDIQLAGLNPLASELTGTIGEDQKRAEVAAIPLVAVVLFFVFGGVVAASLPAIIGGLTIAGALGVMRFAAEFMPVHFFAQPVVTLIGLGIAIDYGLFIVSRFREEIAEGYDTEAAVRRTIMTSGRTVMFSAVIIVASSLPLLLFPQGFLKSITYAIIASVMLASILSITVLAATLGILGRNVDALGVRTLLRVPFFRNWKPMNWWLNWLADRLQKTKTREEVEKGFWGRLVNVVMKRPIAFAAPILIVMILLVIPLGQLSLGGISEKYLPPDNSVRLAQENFDQSFPGFRTEPLTLVVERDDGEPVTDQQMAEIRSKAMNISGFTDPDNDPTKMWQERSVQEGGSEDPSVRVIQNGLVNRNDAAEKIDELRAISPPRGITLSVGGTPALEQDSIHSLFDKLPLMVTVLIVTTTILMFLAFGSVVLPIKAALMSALTLGSTMGILTWMFVEGHGSGLMNYTPQPLMAPMIGLIIAVIWGLSTDYEVFLVSRMVEARERGMSTAEAIRIGTATTGRLITGAALVLAVVAGAFVFSDLVMMKYLAFGLLIALLLDATIIRMFLVPAIMKLLGDDCWWAPRWMKRLQDRLGLGETELPDERKRPSVRESGEPSQPAEPAHPEALVGAGGPPVAVSGRVQPHDPTHPGPGVPGRGTPPRPSGPSAAGTSRLPSAPPRPAPAEEPQTTRLSIAKDAVRNAVTNATAVTQRTPRATPPPAPKREDREIESWLGDLRGTGAAPVAPQPKPPSAEPTRAMPEPGGNEPTTAIPAQREPRPQQDDSAEETRAIPTARRGDAEAATEKLNTRGDDERQRRGGSSGVSAQELLRREGRL, encoded by the coding sequence GTGTTCGCCTGGTGGGGTCGAACGGTGTACCAGTACCGATACATCGTTATCGGTGTCATGGTGGCACTGTGCCTGGGCGGCGGCGTCTACGGCATCAGCCTGGGACAGCACGTCACACAGAGCGGTTTTTACGACGAGGGCAGTGAATCAGTTCACGCGTCCCTGGTCTCCGACGAGGCCTACGGGCGTGACCGGACCAGCCACGTGGTGGCCATCCTCACTCCGCCCGACGGTGAGAAGGTCACCGATCCGCAGTGGATGGAGAAGGTCACCGGCGAGCTGAACGACCTGGTCGAAGAGCATCCGGACCAGATCGTCAGCTGGGTCGGGTGGCTGCGCGCCCCCGACACCGACTCTGCGCAGGTTCAGCAGATGAAGACCGCCGATGATTCCAAGACCTTCATCAGCATCCCGCTCAAGGGCGATGACGACGACACCATCCTGAAGAACTACCAGGCCATCGAACCGGATCTGAAGAAGGTCAACGACGGCGACATCCAACTCGCCGGGCTCAACCCGCTGGCCAGCGAACTGACCGGCACCATCGGCGAGGACCAGAAGCGCGCCGAGGTGGCCGCCATCCCACTGGTCGCGGTGGTGCTGTTCTTCGTCTTCGGCGGTGTGGTGGCGGCCAGCTTGCCGGCCATCATCGGCGGCCTGACGATCGCCGGCGCCCTGGGCGTGATGCGCTTCGCCGCCGAATTCATGCCCGTGCACTTCTTCGCCCAACCGGTCGTGACACTGATCGGCCTCGGCATCGCGATCGACTACGGCCTGTTCATCGTCAGCCGCTTCCGCGAGGAGATCGCGGAGGGCTACGACACCGAAGCCGCGGTGCGCCGCACCATCATGACGTCCGGCCGCACGGTGATGTTCTCCGCGGTGATCATCGTCGCGTCGTCGCTGCCGCTGCTGCTGTTCCCGCAGGGCTTCCTGAAGTCGATCACCTACGCGATCATCGCCTCCGTCATGCTGGCGTCGATCCTGTCGATCACCGTGCTGGCGGCGACGCTGGGCATCCTGGGCCGCAACGTCGACGCGCTCGGCGTGCGCACGTTGCTGCGGGTGCCGTTCTTCCGCAACTGGAAGCCGATGAACTGGTGGCTCAATTGGCTCGCCGACCGGTTGCAGAAGACCAAGACCCGCGAGGAGGTCGAGAAGGGCTTCTGGGGGCGACTGGTCAACGTCGTGATGAAGCGGCCGATCGCGTTCGCCGCGCCGATCCTGATCGTGATGATCCTGCTGGTGATTCCGTTGGGACAGCTGTCCCTGGGCGGCATCAGCGAGAAGTACCTGCCCCCGGACAACTCGGTCCGGTTGGCGCAGGAGAACTTCGATCAGAGCTTCCCGGGCTTCCGCACCGAACCGCTGACGCTGGTGGTCGAGCGCGACGACGGTGAGCCGGTCACCGACCAGCAGATGGCCGAGATCCGGTCCAAGGCGATGAACATCAGCGGCTTCACCGATCCGGACAACGACCCGACGAAGATGTGGCAGGAGCGATCCGTTCAGGAGGGCGGTTCGGAGGACCCGTCGGTGCGGGTGATCCAGAACGGTCTGGTGAACCGCAACGACGCGGCGGAGAAGATCGACGAGCTGCGGGCCATCAGTCCACCGCGCGGCATCACGCTGTCGGTGGGCGGGACGCCCGCCTTGGAACAGGACAGCATCCACAGCCTGTTCGACAAGCTGCCGCTGATGGTGACGGTGCTGATCGTCACGACGACGATCCTGATGTTCCTGGCGTTCGGGTCGGTGGTGTTGCCGATCAAGGCCGCGTTGATGAGCGCGTTGACCCTCGGCTCGACGATGGGCATCTTGACCTGGATGTTCGTCGAAGGCCACGGGTCCGGGCTGATGAACTACACCCCCCAGCCGCTGATGGCGCCGATGATCGGTCTGATCATCGCGGTGATCTGGGGTCTGTCCACCGACTACGAGGTGTTCCTGGTCTCCCGCATGGTGGAGGCGCGCGAACGCGGCATGTCGACCGCCGAGGCGATCCGCATCGGCACCGCCACCACCGGGCGTCTCATCACCGGCGCCGCGCTGGTGCTGGCGGTGGTTGCCGGCGCGTTCGTGTTCTCCGACCTGGTGATGATGAAGTACCTGGCGTTCGGTCTGCTGATCGCGCTGCTGTTGGACGCCACGATCATCCGGATGTTCCTGGTGCCGGCGATCATGAAGCTGCTCGGCGACGACTGCTGGTGGGCGCCCCGCTGGATGAAGCGCCTCCAGGACCGGCTCGGCCTCGGCGAGACCGAGCTGCCCGACGAGCGCAAACGCCCGTCGGTGCGGGAATCCGGTGAGCCCAGCCAGCCGGCGGAGCCGGCCCATCCCGAGGCGCTGGTCGGTGCCGGCGGTCCGCCGGTGGCCGTGTCGGGCCGCGTACAACCCCACGACCCGACGCATCCCGGTCCGGGCGTCCCCGGCCGCGGGACGCCCCCGCGGCCCAGCGGTCCGTCCGCCGCAGGCACCAGCCGGTTGCCGAGCGCCCCGCCCCGGCCGGCTCCGGCTGAGGAGCCGCAGACCACCCGGCTGTCCATCGCCAAGGATGCGGTACGCAACGCCGTCACCAACGCCACGGCGGTCACGCAGCGCACGCCGCGGGCCACACCCCCGCCGGCTCCCAAGCGGGAAGATCGCGAGATCGAGTCCTGGCTCGGCGACCTGCGGGGCACCGGAGCAGCTCCGGTCGCGCCGCAACCCAAGCCGCCGTCGGCGGAGCCGACCCGGGCGATGCCCGAGCCCGGTGGTAACGAGCCGACGACCGCGATCCCGGCCCAGCGCGAGCCCCGACCGCAGCAGGACGACTCCGCCGAGGAGACTCGCGCCATCCCGACGGCCCGGCGCGGTGACGCGGAAGCGGCCACCGAGAAGCTGAACACCCGCGGCGACGACGAGCGTCAGCGGCGTGGCGGCTCCAGCGGGGTCAGCGCTCAGGAGTTGTTGCGGCGCGAGGGCCGGCTCTAG
- a CDS encoding Ig-like domain-containing protein, whose product MSKQRLGQAFVSAGSTTRWSSRSAAECIGRVGALAASLGVGAVLFAAPWTAAADAEGSSGSGDTSSTSEAGSTESTESSSTAQATDDSTGDSSAGETESDDAEPESSSDDGDLEAELTEELGEELDDIEDDTDSEEEDGSSSGDGDAPVDLDDVTAADTVAEVVTVEEDVDSGGGSGPVESESEPVVDVDAAVPAAPEVLPESAPVEAMMIEVEETAPSRSSYTSASVMSARTSTEEITEAPAKALQAQPGTFLEVASSMLSAVIAPFVTTPAAPAAPSAQPLMWGVLSWVRRELDDTFANFSISIGGRQIVQNGTAYATSQGFGSFAIAHGENAVASASGLFNVAIVRGDDSTATSEGNFTRVRVRGDDNTAGADGPGSRASIYGDQNTAETTGAYTSIYVRGVGNAVTGTGDGTRATVTGDDNDATVLATNGSRAQITVRGDENSATASAEDDSTALVRIIGDGSTAVADAEADGYAAARITGDSNVASSDAMGETSIVRITGDDNAAWATASQARAEATVFGDSNFAEATDGNAVISGDGSIADADGPGSVARVWGDGSTASALGEDNTAFVWGDDSRAIAGPGTGNTAISLGNNLIADTGPGDGNTVYGQPFDPENQAPVAGAPGAQTVDPQTGTVTGTLGFTDPDSDTLTYSVTTDPANGSVTVNANGTYTYTPATRPDFGDPDGADSFTVTASDGQATATATIDVPVTAQPEPGNQAPVAGTPGEQTVDPETGTVTGTLGFTDPDGDELTYTATAPGNGSVTVNTDGTYTYTPATRPAAGEPNGTDAFTVTATDPAGLSASTTIDVPVTALPQPGNTAPVANPDTYSVDEDTVLVVTGPGVLGNDTDAESDGLTAVLSAGPVNGSFVLNPDGSFTYTPDSGYTGADSFTYTATDGALVSETATVTITVNPAVVDPPNTVIGTVDVGENPNAVSVTPDGTRVYVVNGGNLFNEDNASVTVIDVSDPANPTVLQTIPFDIYNPREIEISPDGLRAYVAYDNVVGGNGHLLVIDTDPASATYNTVIGDPIEVGDGPTDIEFTPDGTRAIILNQSSLDVVILDTDPTSASFHTLIGTPIRVANSSPRALALTPQGSRAYITIPRSGADTVVVLDINPDSDGYGTLIGDPIAVGDSPDDIEIAPNGARAYVVNAGDDTVSVIDTNPLSATYNTVIGNPIPVGDLPQSLVFTPDGTRAYVANGFDGEVVVIDTDPSSITFNFVIGDPISVGARPDALAISADGTHLYVVNDNDETVSVIYLGPSADPYNNAPSAGEDTFITNENAAVTGNVLANDFDVDGDSLTAELVTGPANGTLSLSPDGTFTYTPSDGFAGTDSFTYAVSDGALTDTATAAITVNAVGGDPVALGTVELPGELVGPLVIGADGLAYQTTETDGVVYVTVVDPSDPTSAITVELPGSATDAVQFGTDGTAYQISTAGDVTHVAVIDPSAPAEATILEVPGSFEYTVFDGDTTYLVTGTGSTATHVTVIDPTAPTGAVTVDLTGEPADPLVIGPDGLVYQTTRSTSGGDDITHVTVIDPANPAAAITIELPGFTSEPVVFGPGGGYQTSYSGSFSSGYLTHVTKFDLGTLANPTTIDLTEDPDGSVMFGPEGTGYQLLGDFSRSYVTLIDPQDFTNPVTITLTGYRTEEVTFSDTGDAYVTSRTGTTTTHVTVIDPTDPTNRTVIALPGTHDEPVGFFPDGTAYQFSETRTPGTDEYVTHLTVIDPADLTNYTTVDLAGQQILTRVIGADGTVYQRLRTIDPSGDKFFHVAVIDPANPTTPTVIDLPGYPVGELLTGGDGTLYQTSYSGVTSLYTVHVTIIDPEDPANPATVERTQYDPFFNYSLTNGYDPGLRVGEDGTAFLTNTATDLDGIDYPSATRVTVIDPAEPENAITIDVAGNPDGAVVIAPDGTAYQTVGTNNREFIPTWFTHVVVIDPEDPANPVVVDLLGQAVGPVTIGADGVVYQLTETVEDGVRNRQLTTIGVAGSAIDV is encoded by the coding sequence ATGAGCAAGCAGCGGCTCGGGCAGGCGTTCGTTTCGGCAGGTTCCACCACGCGCTGGTCGTCGCGTTCGGCGGCGGAGTGCATCGGCCGGGTCGGGGCGTTGGCCGCTTCTCTCGGGGTGGGGGCGGTGCTGTTCGCCGCGCCGTGGACGGCCGCCGCTGACGCCGAGGGGTCGTCAGGCTCCGGCGACACGTCCTCGACATCCGAGGCTGGCTCGACGGAGTCGACCGAGTCGTCGTCGACGGCACAGGCCACCGACGATTCGACAGGCGACTCGTCCGCCGGCGAGACCGAATCCGACGATGCTGAGCCGGAATCCTCCTCGGATGACGGCGATCTCGAGGCCGAGCTCACCGAAGAACTCGGCGAGGAGCTCGACGACATCGAGGACGACACCGACAGCGAGGAGGAGGATGGGTCGTCTTCAGGCGATGGCGACGCCCCGGTCGATCTCGATGACGTGACCGCGGCCGATACTGTGGCCGAGGTCGTGACCGTGGAGGAGGACGTGGATTCCGGGGGCGGCAGCGGTCCCGTCGAGTCGGAGTCCGAGCCGGTCGTGGACGTCGATGCTGCGGTGCCGGCCGCGCCTGAGGTGCTGCCCGAATCGGCGCCGGTCGAGGCGATGATGATCGAGGTCGAGGAAACGGCCCCATCTCGCTCGTCGTATACGTCGGCGTCGGTGATGTCGGCGCGCACCAGCACCGAGGAGATCACGGAGGCGCCGGCCAAGGCGTTGCAGGCCCAGCCGGGCACGTTCCTCGAGGTGGCGTCGTCGATGCTCTCGGCGGTGATCGCCCCGTTCGTCACGACGCCGGCCGCTCCGGCGGCACCGTCGGCGCAGCCGTTGATGTGGGGCGTGCTGTCGTGGGTGCGCCGTGAACTCGACGACACCTTCGCCAACTTCAGCATCTCCATCGGCGGACGCCAGATCGTGCAGAACGGCACCGCCTACGCCACCTCGCAAGGGTTCGGCTCATTCGCGATCGCCCACGGTGAGAACGCGGTCGCATCGGCCTCGGGGCTGTTCAACGTCGCCATCGTGCGCGGCGATGACTCCACGGCCACCTCCGAGGGCAACTTCACCCGGGTGCGGGTGCGCGGCGACGACAACACCGCCGGAGCCGACGGACCGGGCAGCCGCGCCAGCATCTACGGCGACCAGAACACCGCCGAGACCACCGGCGCCTACACCTCGATCTACGTCCGTGGGGTCGGCAACGCGGTCACCGGCACCGGAGACGGCACCCGCGCCACAGTCACCGGCGACGACAACGATGCCACCGTGTTGGCCACCAACGGGTCTCGTGCCCAGATCACGGTGCGTGGCGACGAGAACTCGGCCACAGCGTCGGCGGAGGACGATTCCACCGCCCTGGTCCGGATCATCGGCGACGGAAGCACCGCGGTGGCCGACGCAGAGGCCGACGGTTACGCCGCCGCCCGCATCACCGGCGATTCCAACGTCGCGTCCAGTGACGCCATGGGCGAGACGTCGATCGTCCGGATCACCGGCGACGACAACGCCGCCTGGGCCACCGCGAGCCAGGCCCGCGCCGAGGCCACCGTCTTCGGCGACAGCAACTTCGCCGAAGCCACCGACGGCAACGCCGTGATCTCCGGTGACGGCAGTATTGCCGATGCCGACGGGCCCGGCAGCGTCGCCCGGGTCTGGGGCGACGGCAGTACGGCCAGTGCGCTGGGCGAGGACAACACCGCGTTCGTGTGGGGCGACGACTCCCGCGCCATCGCCGGCCCGGGTACCGGGAACACCGCGATCTCTTTGGGCAACAACCTCATCGCCGACACCGGCCCCGGTGACGGCAACACCGTCTACGGCCAGCCGTTCGACCCCGAGAACCAGGCTCCGGTGGCGGGCGCGCCCGGCGCACAAACCGTCGACCCCCAAACCGGTACCGTCACCGGCACCCTCGGCTTCACCGACCCCGACAGCGACACCCTCACCTACTCCGTCACCACTGACCCAGCCAACGGCTCGGTCACCGTCAACGCCAACGGCACCTACACCTACACCCCGGCCACCCGACCCGACTTCGGCGATCCCGACGGCGCCGACTCCTTCACCGTCACCGCCTCCGACGGCCAAGCCACCGCCACTGCCACCATCGACGTGCCCGTCACCGCACAGCCCGAACCCGGCAACCAAGCCCCCGTCGCCGGCACCCCCGGCGAGCAGACTGTCGACCCCGAAACCGGCACGGTCACCGGAACACTCGGCTTCACCGACCCCGACGGCGACGAACTGACTTACACTGCAACCGCTCCCGGCAACGGCTCGGTCACCGTCAACACCGACGGTACCTACACCTACACCCCGGCCACCCGGCCTGCTGCCGGTGAACCCAACGGCACCGACGCCTTCACCGTCACCGCCACCGACCCCGCCGGCCTGTCCGCGAGCACCACCATCGACGTGCCCGTCACCGCCCTCCCCCAACCCGGTAACACCGCGCCAGTCGCCAACCCGGACACCTACTCGGTCGACGAGGACACCGTGCTGGTCGTCACCGGCCCGGGCGTTCTCGGCAATGACACCGACGCCGAGTCCGACGGGCTGACCGCAGTGCTGAGTGCCGGCCCGGTGAACGGCTCCTTTGTGCTCAACCCGGACGGCTCGTTCACCTACACCCCTGACAGCGGCTACACCGGCGCCGACTCCTTCACCTACACCGCCACCGACGGTGCACTCGTCAGTGAAACCGCCACAGTGACAATCACCGTCAACCCGGCCGTTGTCGATCCGCCCAATACGGTGATCGGCACCGTCGACGTCGGCGAGAACCCCAACGCGGTGAGCGTCACCCCCGACGGAACCCGGGTCTACGTCGTCAACGGCGGCAACCTGTTCAACGAGGACAACGCCTCGGTGACTGTCATCGACGTCTCCGACCCCGCCAACCCCACGGTGCTGCAGACGATCCCGTTCGACATCTACAACCCGCGGGAGATCGAAATCAGCCCAGACGGGCTGCGCGCATACGTCGCCTACGACAATGTCGTCGGCGGCAACGGGCACCTGCTGGTCATCGACACCGACCCCGCCAGCGCCACCTACAACACCGTGATCGGTGACCCGATCGAGGTCGGCGACGGCCCCACCGACATCGAATTCACGCCCGACGGCACCCGAGCGATCATCCTCAACCAGTCCAGCCTCGACGTCGTCATACTCGACACCGACCCCACCAGCGCCAGCTTCCACACGCTGATCGGCACGCCCATCAGAGTCGCGAACTCCTCACCGCGGGCACTGGCGCTCACCCCACAGGGCAGCCGCGCCTACATCACGATCCCGAGGTCCGGGGCAGACACCGTGGTGGTGCTCGACATCAACCCCGACAGCGACGGTTACGGCACTCTCATCGGGGACCCGATCGCTGTCGGGGACTCACCCGACGACATCGAGATCGCGCCGAACGGCGCGCGCGCCTACGTGGTCAACGCGGGCGACGACACCGTCTCGGTGATCGACACCAATCCGCTGAGCGCCACCTACAACACGGTGATCGGCAATCCGATCCCGGTCGGCGACCTTCCCCAGTCGCTCGTGTTCACCCCCGATGGCACCCGCGCCTATGTCGCCAACGGTTTCGACGGCGAGGTGGTGGTCATCGACACCGACCCGAGCAGCATCACGTTCAACTTCGTGATCGGCGATCCGATCAGCGTCGGCGCGCGGCCGGATGCACTGGCGATCAGCGCCGACGGCACCCACCTCTACGTCGTCAACGACAACGACGAAACCGTGTCGGTGATCTATCTGGGCCCCTCCGCGGATCCCTACAACAATGCGCCCAGCGCCGGCGAGGACACTTTCATCACCAACGAGAACGCCGCCGTGACAGGCAATGTGCTGGCGAACGATTTCGACGTCGACGGCGACAGCCTCACCGCGGAACTGGTCACCGGACCCGCAAACGGCACCCTGTCGTTAAGCCCGGACGGCACGTTCACCTACACCCCGTCCGACGGTTTCGCCGGTACCGACAGCTTCACCTACGCGGTCAGCGACGGTGCACTCACGGACACGGCAACAGCCGCCATCACGGTGAACGCGGTCGGCGGCGACCCAGTCGCCCTGGGCACTGTCGAGCTGCCCGGTGAACTGGTGGGGCCGCTGGTGATCGGGGCCGACGGCCTCGCGTACCAGACGACCGAGACCGATGGTGTCGTGTACGTGACGGTGGTCGACCCGTCCGATCCGACCAGCGCGATCACCGTCGAGCTGCCCGGCAGCGCCACCGATGCAGTGCAATTCGGCACCGACGGCACCGCCTATCAGATCAGCACCGCCGGCGACGTCACCCACGTGGCGGTGATCGATCCGTCCGCACCGGCCGAGGCCACCATCCTGGAGGTGCCCGGCAGCTTCGAGTACACCGTGTTCGACGGCGACACCACCTACCTCGTCACCGGAACCGGAAGCACCGCCACCCACGTGACGGTCATCGACCCGACTGCCCCCACCGGCGCCGTCACCGTGGACCTGACCGGTGAACCGGCCGACCCGTTGGTGATCGGTCCCGACGGGCTGGTGTACCAGACCACCCGCAGCACATCGGGTGGCGACGACATCACCCACGTGACCGTCATCGACCCGGCGAATCCGGCGGCTGCCATCACGATCGAACTGCCCGGATTCACTTCCGAGCCGGTTGTTTTCGGTCCCGGAGGCGGCTACCAGACCAGTTATTCCGGCAGCTTCTCCTCGGGGTACCTCACCCACGTGACGAAGTTCGATCTCGGCACTCTCGCAAATCCGACCACGATCGACCTGACGGAGGACCCCGACGGGTCCGTGATGTTCGGTCCCGAAGGCACCGGCTACCAACTCCTCGGTGATTTCAGCCGTTCATATGTGACGCTGATCGATCCGCAGGACTTCACCAACCCGGTCACCATCACGCTCACCGGCTACCGGACAGAAGAGGTCACCTTCAGCGACACCGGCGACGCGTATGTGACCAGCAGAACCGGCACCACCACAACCCATGTGACGGTGATCGACCCGACCGACCCCACCAACCGGACCGTCATCGCTCTGCCGGGGACACACGATGAGCCGGTGGGGTTCTTCCCCGACGGCACCGCCTACCAGTTCAGCGAGACTCGCACCCCCGGCACCGACGAGTACGTCACGCATCTCACCGTGATCGACCCGGCGGATCTCACCAACTACACCACCGTCGACCTGGCCGGCCAGCAGATCCTGACCCGGGTGATCGGCGCCGACGGAACTGTCTACCAACGCCTTCGGACCATCGACCCCAGTGGGGACAAATTCTTCCACGTTGCGGTGATCGACCCGGCGAACCCGACCACCCCCACCGTCATCGACCTACCCGGCTACCCGGTCGGCGAGCTGCTGACCGGCGGCGACGGGACCCTGTACCAGACGAGCTACAGCGGCGTCACGAGTCTGTACACCGTGCATGTGACGATCATCGATCCGGAGGACCCGGCCAACCCTGCCACCGTCGAACGGACCCAGTACGACCCGTTCTTCAACTACTCCCTGACAAATGGATACGACCCCGGTTTGCGAGTCGGCGAGGACGGCACCGCCTTCCTGACCAACACGGCGACCGACCTCGACGGCATCGACTACCCCTCGGCGACTCGGGTGACGGTGATCGACCCGGCCGAGCCGGAGAACGCCATCACCATCGACGTGGCGGGCAATCCCGACGGTGCCGTGGTGATCGCCCCCGACGGCACCGCCTATCAGACCGTCGGCACCAACAATCGCGAGTTCATCCCCACGTGGTTCACCCACGTGGTCGTGATCGACCCCGAAGACCCCGCCAACCCCGTGGTCGTCGACCTCCTGGGGCAAGCGGTCGGGCCGGTGACGATCGGCGCCGACGGAGTGGTCTACCAGCTCACCGAAACCGTCGAGGACGGTGTGCGCAACCGGCAGCTGACGACGATCGGCGTCGCGGGTTCCGCCATAGACGTCTGA